One window of the Haloarcula halobia genome contains the following:
- a CDS encoding magnesium transporter codes for MRRMLPVLVVLTSIELGSGIVLDTFESVLLQYPTLLVLVPVTIGMAGNLGSILAARLSTAVHLGIVSFHPTDDRLGGNAVATVALALTVFPLVGAGAWALQALLGTVQLPFLTVVVVATTSGLVLAALVVVVTAVTAYAAYRFELDPDDIVIPVVTNVSDVLGVLVLFGVVRVLV; via the coding sequence CGGGAGCGGCATCGTGCTCGATACGTTCGAGTCGGTGTTGCTGCAGTACCCCACGCTGCTGGTCCTCGTCCCCGTCACCATCGGGATGGCGGGCAACCTCGGAAGTATCCTGGCCGCGAGGCTCTCGACGGCGGTCCACCTCGGCATCGTCTCGTTTCACCCCACGGACGACCGGCTCGGGGGCAACGCCGTCGCGACGGTGGCGCTGGCGCTGACGGTCTTCCCGCTGGTCGGGGCCGGCGCGTGGGCGCTCCAGGCGCTGCTCGGGACCGTCCAGCTCCCATTCCTGACGGTCGTCGTCGTCGCGACGACGAGTGGTCTCGTGCTGGCTGCGCTGGTGGTCGTCGTCACGGCGGTGACGGCCTACGCCGCTTACCGGTTCGAGCTGGATCCCGACGACATCGTCATCCCGGTCGTCACCAACGTCAGCGACGTGCTCGGCGTGCTGGTGCTCTTTGGCGTCGTCCGGGTGCTCGTCTAA